The [Bacillus] selenitireducens MLS10 genome includes a region encoding these proteins:
- a CDS encoding Glu/Leu/Phe/Val family dehydrogenase, translating to MSTEESKKEKNVLESTQTVIKQALGKLGYQDEVYELMKEPLRMMTVRIPVRMDDGSIEIFTGYRAQHNDSVGPTKGGVRFHPDVTEMEVRALSIWMSLKAGIVDLPYGGGKGGIVCDPRQMSFREIERLSRGYVRAISQIVGPTKDIPAPDVFTNSQIMAWMMDEYSRMKEFDSPGFITGKPLVLGGSHGRESATAKGVTICIREAAKKKGITVEGARVVIQGFGNAGSFLAKFMHDAGAKIVGISDVNGGLHDPDGLDIDYLLDRRDSFGTVTNLFNNVLTNQELLELDCDILVPAAIENQITEANAANIKASIVVEAANGPTTMDATKILHDRDILLVPDVLASAGGVTVSYFEWVQNNQGYYWEEEEVEEKLEKVMTTSFENVYKVASLRNVDMRLAAYMVGVRKMAEASRFRGWI from the coding sequence ATGTCAACAGAAGAAAGCAAAAAAGAAAAGAATGTGTTGGAATCCACGCAGACAGTGATTAAGCAAGCACTGGGGAAACTCGGTTATCAGGACGAAGTGTATGAACTGATGAAAGAGCCGCTCAGAATGATGACTGTGAGGATTCCGGTCCGAATGGATGATGGGTCCATCGAGATATTCACGGGATACAGGGCGCAGCATAATGACAGTGTAGGTCCGACAAAGGGGGGCGTGCGCTTTCATCCGGACGTTACTGAAATGGAAGTCCGGGCGCTCTCCATATGGATGAGTTTGAAGGCAGGAATTGTGGATTTACCTTATGGTGGGGGTAAAGGCGGTATCGTTTGTGATCCAAGACAGATGTCCTTCCGGGAAATCGAACGGCTTAGCCGGGGATATGTCCGGGCCATCAGTCAGATTGTCGGGCCTACAAAAGACATCCCTGCACCGGACGTATTTACGAATTCTCAGATCATGGCCTGGATGATGGACGAATACAGCCGAATGAAAGAATTTGATTCCCCTGGCTTTATTACGGGGAAGCCTCTCGTCCTCGGCGGTTCCCACGGTCGCGAATCGGCTACAGCAAAAGGTGTTACAATCTGTATTCGTGAAGCGGCAAAGAAAAAAGGCATTACGGTCGAGGGAGCGAGGGTCGTGATTCAGGGTTTTGGAAATGCAGGAAGTTTTCTTGCGAAATTCATGCACGATGCCGGAGCGAAAATTGTCGGGATCTCGGATGTGAATGGCGGCCTGCACGATCCTGATGGTTTGGATATTGACTATCTTCTCGACCGCAGAGACAGCTTTGGAACGGTAACCAATCTGTTTAACAACGTACTGACGAATCAGGAATTACTGGAGCTTGATTGCGATATCCTTGTTCCTGCGGCGATAGAAAACCAGATTACTGAAGCAAATGCGGCAAATATCAAAGCGTCAATTGTGGTTGAGGCTGCTAACGGACCGACGACAATGGACGCAACCAAAATTCTTCATGACAGAGACATTTTGCTTGTGCCGGATGTCCTTGCGAGCGCAGGCGGGGTGACCGTTTCCTACTTTGAATGGGTTCAGAATAACCAGGGTTATTATTGGGAAGAAGAAGAAGTGGAAGAAAAGCTCGAGAAGGTTATGACCACTTCTTTTGA